A stretch of the Acidilobus sp. 7A genome encodes the following:
- the pheT gene encoding phenylalanine--tRNA ligase subunit beta, which produces MVTLRFKPERLVETTGLDLDIVEEALFKLKCETELDSDYLSVEVNPDRPDMFISEGIARAVRGIESLELGWKSLSGNIQDSGLELVNEMPETRPYIAAAVVYNVNVDSESFLEELVQFQEKLHDTVGRRRRKVAIGFHDLTKIKSKRLRYGMLPLENTMIPLGGGKPVSIAEVLRSTEQGVKYGNISLTEGFHPAFTEDDGAVLSLPPVVNSEVTRVEVGTRDLLIDVTGTDLATVLKVLDIITLNLAERRGARIGLVKIASRAEEPLHTPLLKGRELSLDVNYVNRVLGADLTVDEAAISLLKMRHNALPENSRVKVVVPPFRYDIISEIDLVEDIAMAMGYDSPKLSPSRYINDARGSLLDHTMLSRTARDIMVGLGFTEVMSYILTSSSLLKLFDIINDVVKLKNPVQEELDALRPSLIPQLLQFMYFNVSKTKPVNVFEIGKTVKKVGPEAVEDLKLAAAIMDDSVSYEDIQSVAYAFIRSFGLRPGARPITISWLLLGRSASLLANSHEIGIIGEVNPVVLGKLNITYPVAIFELSLTELLKVIRAGAAGQKP; this is translated from the coding sequence ATGGTGACGCTTAGGTTTAAGCCCGAGAGACTGGTAGAGACTACAGGCCTAGATCTAGACATAGTTGAGGAGGCTCTCTTCAAATTAAAGTGCGAGACCGAACTTGACAGCGACTACCTTTCGGTTGAGGTAAACCCAGACAGGCCAGATATGTTCATCTCTGAAGGCATAGCAAGGGCTGTCAGAGGTATAGAGTCCCTAGAGCTTGGCTGGAAGTCCTTAAGTGGAAATATCCAGGATAGCGGCCTGGAGCTTGTCAACGAGATGCCAGAAACCAGGCCCTACATAGCTGCCGCTGTGGTATATAATGTAAACGTTGATTCTGAGTCCTTCCTTGAAGAGCTCGTTCAGTTTCAGGAGAAACTCCATGACACTGTAGGAAGGAGAAGAAGAAAGGTAGCCATAGGATTCCACGATCTGACTAAGATTAAAAGTAAGAGGCTCAGGTATGGCATGCTGCCGCTTGAGAACACCATGATACCCCTTGGCGGCGGAAAACCTGTGTCGATAGCAGAGGTTCTAAGAAGCACGGAGCAGGGAGTAAAATACGGTAACATAAGCTTGACTGAAGGCTTCCATCCAGCATTTACAGAAGATGATGGAGCTGTGCTCTCTCTACCCCCTGTGGTAAATTCAGAAGTTACCAGGGTTGAGGTTGGTACTAGGGATCTTCTAATAGACGTCACCGGAACGGACCTTGCAACTGTACTTAAAGTTCTAGACATCATAACGCTTAACCTAGCTGAGAGAAGAGGTGCCCGCATAGGTCTCGTTAAGATAGCCTCGAGGGCGGAGGAGCCTTTACATACGCCATTGCTTAAGGGCAGGGAGCTGAGCCTTGATGTAAATTATGTAAACAGGGTCCTAGGCGCGGATCTAACGGTTGACGAGGCAGCAATCTCGTTACTTAAGATGAGGCATAACGCCTTGCCTGAGAACAGTCGTGTCAAAGTCGTGGTGCCCCCGTTCCGCTATGACATAATATCTGAGATAGACCTTGTGGAAGACATTGCCATGGCCATGGGATATGACTCTCCTAAGCTTTCGCCAAGCAGGTACATAAACGATGCCAGAGGATCATTACTAGACCACACGATGCTTTCAAGGACAGCGCGCGACATAATGGTAGGGCTTGGTTTCACGGAAGTTATGAGCTATATATTGACTAGCTCCTCCCTGCTGAAGCTTTTTGATATAATAAATGACGTAGTAAAGCTCAAAAATCCTGTGCAGGAGGAGTTAGACGCCCTAAGGCCCTCTCTCATACCCCAGCTACTTCAGTTTATGTATTTCAACGTCAGCAAGACTAAACCTGTTAATGTCTTTGAGATAGGCAAGACTGTTAAAAAGGTAGGCCCAGAAGCAGTGGAGGACTTAAAGCTAGCCGCGGCCATTATGGACGACTCTGTAAGTTATGAGGATATCCAGTCCGTCGCTTACGCGTTCATAAGGTCCTTTGGTCTCAGACCCGGCGCTAGGCCTATCACGATTAGTTGGCTCCTCCTAGGCAGGTCTGCCTCGCTTCTGGCCAACAGTCACGAGATAGGAATTATTGGCGAGGTCAACCCTGTTGTGCTAGGTAAGCTCAATATTACGTATCCGGTGGCCATTTTTGAACTCTCGTTAACGGAGCTCCTAAAGGTGATAAGGGCTGGAGCTGCAGGACAGAAGCCCTGA
- a CDS encoding phenylalanine--tRNA ligase subunit alpha codes for MAAEQLSPSELEFLKKLAKLGEPLDAEKSEELIGVPTSSAVSLASLLETKGLVKIDRKTVTRVLLTERGEEALKDGLPEEKLLKLLEANNGSVTVDLARNSLGSDFNVAIGIAAKAGHIKVVNGVATLVDREGFRASVNNLKEGLRSIKEGGPVSENIVDVLRSRGLVKVEQKNLMSIRLLPQGLSLVTAKPSIAKLSHELIATGRWREYTLRPYDVTTEPPLRMPARKHFFAEFIEELKDLMKEMGFAEVSGPLVELELFNFDALFQPQDHPAREMHDTFWPDLPPTDLKDYADIVARVKHEHERGWGYRWDENVASRRILRSQTTSVTIRVLASRPRPPVRFFTVDKVFRADPVDATHLSDFHQLDGIMGWEDFTFRDLLGFLSEFGKRLGLELKFKPAYFPFTEPSVEGYARIGDNMVEVFGAGLFRPEVLRIAGVEYQVGAWGMGVERLALARFGLHDVRDLYSKDYDFLRSFKVEV; via the coding sequence ATGGCTGCCGAGCAGCTGAGCCCCAGCGAGCTAGAGTTCCTCAAAAAGCTTGCAAAACTTGGTGAGCCGCTAGACGCCGAGAAGTCTGAAGAACTTATAGGCGTACCTACTAGCAGTGCCGTGAGCCTAGCAAGCCTCCTCGAGACGAAGGGACTTGTCAAGATTGACAGAAAGACGGTCACCAGGGTGCTTCTGACAGAGAGAGGTGAAGAAGCCTTAAAGGATGGGTTACCTGAGGAGAAGCTTCTCAAGCTGTTGGAGGCGAACAATGGCTCAGTAACAGTTGATTTAGCTAGGAACTCCCTTGGAAGTGATTTCAATGTAGCCATCGGAATTGCTGCAAAAGCCGGCCACATAAAGGTAGTCAATGGCGTGGCAACTCTAGTAGACCGTGAAGGTTTCAGAGCCAGCGTAAACAACCTAAAGGAGGGTCTTAGGAGCATAAAGGAGGGAGGGCCTGTAAGTGAGAATATAGTCGATGTCCTGAGAAGCAGAGGGCTTGTAAAGGTTGAACAGAAAAACCTGATGAGCATAAGACTACTGCCTCAGGGACTCTCGCTAGTAACAGCTAAGCCAAGCATAGCAAAGTTATCCCACGAACTTATAGCCACCGGCAGGTGGAGAGAGTACACCTTAAGGCCCTATGACGTCACAACTGAACCGCCATTAAGGATGCCTGCAAGGAAGCACTTCTTTGCAGAGTTCATAGAGGAACTTAAAGACCTCATGAAGGAAATGGGCTTCGCTGAGGTGAGCGGTCCCTTAGTGGAGTTAGAGCTATTCAACTTCGATGCGCTCTTCCAGCCCCAGGATCACCCAGCCAGAGAGATGCATGATACGTTCTGGCCCGATCTACCGCCAACAGACCTAAAGGATTACGCTGACATAGTTGCTAGGGTTAAGCATGAACATGAACGTGGCTGGGGATATCGGTGGGATGAGAACGTAGCTTCAAGAAGAATTCTGAGGAGCCAGACCACGTCAGTAACTATAAGGGTTCTCGCCTCCAGGCCTAGGCCTCCGGTTAGGTTCTTCACTGTAGATAAGGTCTTCAGGGCAGATCCTGTTGATGCCACCCACCTATCAGACTTCCATCAGCTAGATGGAATTATGGGCTGGGAAGACTTCACATTCAGGGACCTACTTGGGTTCTTAAGCGAGTTTGGCAAAAGGCTCGGCCTAGAGCTTAAGTTTAAGCCTGCTTACTTCCCGTTTACAGAGCCCAGCGTGGAGGGCTATGCGAGAATAGGAGATAACATGGTTGAAGTCTTTGGCGCGGGCCTCTTCAGGCCGGAGGTTCTCAGGATCGCTGGCGTTGAATACCAAGTAGGGGCTTGGGGCATGGGCGTTGAGAGGCTGGCCCTGGCCCGCTTTGGGCTCCATGATGTAAGAGACCTCTACTCTAAAGACTACGACTTTCTAAGATCGTTTAAAGTTGAGGTGTAA
- a CDS encoding purine-nucleoside phosphorylase, whose product MPYHIRTERVPEGVLITGDPLRVDRFAKLLDRAELVNENRLLKVYVGRFNGKEVAIAAHGMGGPSAAIVVEELIRIGARKLIRVGTAGALAPDLRPGDLVVATALSSTYGGAGLGLYFGHVCPSSSPDPRLTYEILSRLAKKGAKFYEGPVFSSDSFYAESALVETLRGLNFRAVEMECATVTAIANVRGVKASCLLVISNYVGSAESNEELVDQGLMEAARVSLEVLTS is encoded by the coding sequence TTGCCATACCACATAAGGACTGAGAGGGTTCCAGAGGGCGTCCTCATAACCGGCGACCCCCTGAGGGTTGACAGGTTTGCAAAGCTACTTGACAGAGCTGAGCTTGTAAACGAAAACAGGCTGCTCAAAGTTTACGTGGGACGCTTCAACGGCAAGGAGGTGGCTATAGCAGCCCATGGGATGGGAGGGCCAAGCGCTGCAATAGTGGTTGAGGAGCTAATTAGAATAGGTGCCAGGAAGCTTATCAGGGTCGGTACAGCCGGCGCCCTCGCGCCAGACCTCAGGCCGGGCGACTTGGTAGTGGCCACGGCGCTTTCATCAACATATGGCGGTGCCGGGCTAGGGCTTTACTTTGGACACGTGTGCCCCTCGTCGTCGCCAGACCCGCGGCTAACCTATGAGATCCTCTCAAGGCTGGCCAAGAAGGGGGCTAAGTTCTACGAGGGCCCTGTATTCTCAAGCGACTCCTTCTATGCAGAGTCAGCATTAGTTGAAACGCTCAGAGGCCTTAACTTTAGGGCTGTTGAAATGGAGTGCGCCACGGTAACGGCGATAGCAAACGTTAGAGGTGTTAAAGCTTCCTGTCTCCTGGTTATTAGTAACTACGTGGGGTCAGCTGAGAGCAATGAGGAGCTGGTTGACCAGGGGCTTATGGAGGCCGCTAGGGTCTCGCTGGAGGTACTGACATCTTGA